A part of Limihaloglobus sulfuriphilus genomic DNA contains:
- a CDS encoding LamG domain-containing protein produces the protein MCKKNILLSAAVILILFCGLSTAANKVWWGYDDDNWDTDGNWAPEGAPTSADPVFIDQRAAGSYTYPVLTEANTDAKCAVLKLSQYGTGGRLDITGGKLSVSNLAYIGVKATYVTELNMSGGELIITNNMFVPYAGETTFTMTGGSVSIGGTLSVSHQAVADSFINLTGGTVEASAFLWNTGDTRFGHINIEEGTLQINSATDYTNDLQALIDSGDITAYGSGTTRYDWVSHPRSAFELEYTGSATILTAKLQDVNTAWSPSPSNRERVDNVNGGETVLSWSSGESTREVDGHDVYFGTSWQEVYDAQTESPEYIGRQSANDYNVGQLPLAETYYWRIDEIDPEGITYKGDVWQFSTQQGRVVCNFDDYTDTSGLLSNWTETGGAEVSLETAEIGVRLTTIENSMMFEYDNSAAPYYSEVSADAAGLPDFANAADWNWLEVEALYVSLHGVSDNDAADGLYVGLEDNTSAVEVVYYSDMNDLIQESWEDVIDWNIPLSEFAGVDLSNVQKVFFGLGSRTNPAAGSSGTVYIDSMTLYPPRCVGWINQGSDIGDKESSDCTGDGEDILALGQDWLQNYSGTITAASPAGSPVLYYDFEDGSGYYVTDRAGSHTGTISGDPLWNSQGYTGNCFEFDGITNYIDVDGAVIENLDSAVTVSSWIKASASEIFAAGGFLFSAKGDDGVVRFYLQMAGWPENQQQAIYTQFAVGNTGWPNTDNCTLGSIYQTPVGYFSQTAAKEWTHLAVTKNTADGTMKLYINGKLYAATNERTQAIGDDTAVFDQARLGASAANVALQKWRGYVDEFKIYDYELTQSEIMNLAGYAPGESLEQPNLSWADVNGDSNVNLADFAVLAADWLQTITWP, from the coding sequence ATGTGTAAGAAAAACATTCTACTCTCAGCGGCAGTCATTCTAATTTTGTTTTGCGGATTGTCAACTGCTGCCAATAAGGTTTGGTGGGGCTATGATGATGATAACTGGGATACTGACGGCAACTGGGCTCCGGAAGGTGCACCAACTTCAGCCGACCCGGTATTCATAGACCAGCGAGCAGCCGGTTCATACACTTACCCCGTTTTAACAGAAGCTAACACTGACGCCAAATGCGCGGTACTTAAGCTCTCACAGTACGGAACCGGCGGGCGACTTGACATAACGGGAGGAAAGCTCTCTGTGTCAAATCTGGCTTATATCGGGGTTAAGGCAACGTATGTAACTGAGCTCAACATGAGCGGCGGTGAACTGATTATTACGAACAACATGTTTGTACCTTATGCAGGGGAAACGACCTTCACCATGACCGGCGGCAGTGTCTCAATTGGCGGAACGCTTTCCGTATCACATCAGGCCGTTGCCGACAGTTTTATAAATCTGACCGGCGGAACCGTCGAAGCATCGGCTTTTCTCTGGAACACAGGAGACACCCGATTCGGACATATAAACATCGAAGAAGGCACGCTGCAAATAAACAGCGCAACTGACTATACAAATGATTTACAGGCCCTGATTGACTCCGGCGATATAACCGCCTACGGAAGCGGCACAACCCGCTATGACTGGGTCAGCCATCCAAGATCAGCATTTGAACTTGAGTATACCGGAAGCGCCACAATACTCACGGCAAAACTCCAGGATGTTAATACCGCCTGGAGTCCATCGCCGAGCAACAGAGAGAGAGTTGACAATGTAAACGGCGGAGAGACCGTATTGAGCTGGTCATCCGGCGAGAGCACACGCGAGGTTGACGGACACGATGTGTATTTCGGCACCTCCTGGCAGGAAGTATATGATGCTCAGACTGAATCTCCTGAATATATCGGCAGGCAGTCGGCCAATGATTATAATGTCGGTCAGCTTCCGCTTGCAGAGACATACTACTGGCGTATTGATGAGATTGATCCAGAGGGTATAACCTACAAAGGGGATGTCTGGCAGTTCTCCACACAGCAAGGTAGAGTCGTATGTAACTTTGATGACTATACCGATACCAGTGGATTGCTTTCAAACTGGACAGAAACCGGCGGAGCGGAGGTCAGCCTTGAAACCGCTGAAATAGGTGTTCGCCTGACAACCATTGAAAACAGCATGATGTTTGAATATGATAATTCCGCAGCCCCCTACTACAGCGAGGTTTCTGCGGATGCGGCCGGTCTTCCGGATTTTGCTAATGCGGCCGACTGGAACTGGCTCGAAGTCGAGGCCCTGTATGTAAGTCTGCACGGTGTCTCTGACAACGATGCGGCAGACGGGCTTTACGTTGGGCTGGAAGATAACACTTCAGCTGTAGAGGTTGTATATTATTCAGACATGAACGATCTTATCCAAGAAAGCTGGGAAGATGTGATTGACTGGAACATCCCGCTGAGTGAATTTGCGGGTGTTGATTTAAGCAATGTTCAGAAGGTATTCTTTGGCCTGGGCAGCAGGACAAATCCGGCGGCCGGTTCCAGCGGTACAGTTTACATTGACTCAATGACACTTTACCCGCCGCGCTGCGTTGGGTGGATAAATCAAGGCTCGGACATCGGAGACAAAGAGAGCTCCGACTGTACCGGCGACGGTGAAGATATTCTCGCTCTAGGTCAGGATTGGCTGCAGAATTACAGCGGCACTATTACCGCAGCGTCTCCTGCCGGAAGCCCAGTTCTGTATTATGATTTTGAGGACGGCAGCGGCTATTATGTAACCGACCGGGCGGGCAGCCATACCGGAACCATCTCCGGTGATCCGCTATGGAACTCACAGGGATATACAGGCAACTGCTTCGAATTTGACGGAATAACCAATTATATCGACGTTGACGGTGCAGTAATCGAGAACCTCGATTCCGCTGTGACTGTTTCCAGCTGGATAAAAGCCTCTGCCAGTGAGATATTCGCGGCGGGCGGTTTCCTGTTCTCGGCTAAAGGTGATGACGGCGTTGTGCGGTTCTATCTGCAGATGGCAGGATGGCCGGAAAATCAGCAGCAGGCCATTTATACACAGTTCGCGGTGGGCAATACAGGCTGGCCAAACACTGATAACTGCACTCTGGGCTCAATATATCAAACACCGGTTGGATATTTCAGCCAGACGGCAGCAAAAGAATGGACACATTTAGCCGTTACCAAGAATACCGCAGACGGAACAATGAAGCTGTATATAAATGGTAAGCTCTACGCTGCAACAAACGAGAGAACCCAGGCAATAGGCGATGATACAGCAGTATTTGACCAGGCCAGACTTGGTGCAAGCGCAGCCAATGTTGCTCTGCAAAAGTGGAGAGGCTACGTGGATGAATTCAAAATCTACGACTATGAGCTCACCCAAAGCGAGATTATGAATCTGGCGGGGTATGCCCCCGGAGAGTCTCTCGAGCAGCCGAACCTGTCTTGGGCTGACGTAAACGGTGATTCTAATGTCAACCTGGCCGACTTTGCTGTTCTCGCAGCAGATTGGCTTCAAACAATCACATGGCCGTAA
- a CDS encoding prepilin-type N-terminal cleavage/methylation domain-containing protein gives MVKRNAFTLIELLVVISIIALLMSLLMPALGKVKQQARAVVCMSNLRQLALCASMYVTENRSAWAGVYGFATPEQSNQNWLNALRKYYNPTGKGGDKVSLCPEATKPVSVVGRTPRAAWSGWDDAGGRYSEYDSTSYAFNDWLCNPPDTGSRNVAGRDAKRFWRNFDMADAAEVPVFIDAVHISVTPTRFDSPPRYSSLSVPMTGLSWNSDTMKMACIERHMMDFVQAVQVDQSVKRIGLKQLWDCKWHKNYDLSAPKPNFEVEAPWMMELRDW, from the coding sequence ATGGTAAAAAGAAATGCTTTTACTTTAATTGAATTGCTGGTAGTTATTTCAATTATAGCACTTTTAATGTCACTTCTCATGCCGGCACTCGGCAAGGTTAAGCAGCAGGCCCGAGCAGTAGTCTGTATGAGCAATTTGCGGCAGCTCGCCCTGTGTGCAAGCATGTATGTTACTGAAAACCGTTCTGCCTGGGCAGGCGTTTACGGCTTTGCAACGCCTGAGCAGTCAAATCAGAACTGGCTCAACGCCCTGCGCAAATACTATAATCCTACCGGCAAGGGCGGTGATAAGGTCAGCCTTTGCCCCGAAGCCACAAAGCCTGTTTCTGTAGTCGGCAGGACTCCCAGGGCAGCCTGGAGCGGCTGGGATGATGCAGGCGGACGTTATTCTGAATATGATAGTACCAGCTATGCCTTTAATGACTGGCTGTGTAACCCGCCCGATACCGGCAGCCGCAACGTAGCGGGCCGTGACGCGAAACGTTTCTGGAGAAATTTTGACATGGCGGATGCCGCCGAAGTGCCCGTTTTCATCGATGCGGTGCATATCTCGGTTACTCCCACCAGATTTGATTCGCCTCCCAGATACAGCTCGCTCTCTGTACCAATGACCGGTCTTTCCTGGAACAGCGACACCATGAAGATGGCGTGCATAGAGCGGCACATGATGGATTTTGTCCAGGCCGTCCAGGTTGACCAGTCGGTTAAAAGAATTGGGTTGAAACAGCTTTGGGATTGTAAATGGCATAAAAATTACGATCTTTCAGCTCCAAAACCGAATTTTGAGGTTGAGGCCCCCTGGATGATGGAACTGAGAGACTGGTAA
- a CDS encoding sodium:solute symporter family transporter — protein sequence MQYLNNFDYAIISLYFLILIGIGLYLKKRASENLQEYFLAGNKMPWWALGVTGMGWSLDAVGTMLITSLLFLLGPRGLFIEFRGGANLALIFMMIWTGKWHRRSNCMTGAEWMTYRFGDGAGGKFARAASAIAQIAFSLGMLAYMAKGVGLFFSMFVPISPFACSVITIGIAAIYTISSGWYGVVFSDIFQSVLITAGIIFVVVKASLAIPDADSLHNLAIQITGVKEWASAVPQIHAAMPKAYEMYESLFMFTVFLVLKNIVAGFSSGGEPHYFAARNERECGKLTCLWACLLTMRWPMMMGFAILGLFLVKDLFADSESLMQAAELIKVHLGAVGKNQWPDALAGIINSPEKYSPDLISGLREIIGPDWAGKLPLLSYEGTINAERILPAVLLSKIPSGMRGLMMITLIAAEMSTFSATMNKTTALFTRDIYQKFLRPKASHKELLAAIYIFSVSLIIIAFLFAYTSKSINDIWGWIMMGLGSGLAVPLVLRLYWWRFNGSGFALGMTAGLLGALVQRTFWPQLHESWQFVILTSIPAVFSIIGTYLSKPTDNEVLENFYRTTRPFGFWGPYKNILPPDAREATRIENRNDLIALPFGLCWIISMFMMPLTAMAMNFRALAAAFIVFMIGVAGLYKFWYKNLPPEPSKETGSGK from the coding sequence TTGCAGTATTTAAACAATTTCGACTATGCCATTATATCGCTGTATTTTCTGATCTTAATTGGTATAGGTCTTTATCTCAAAAAGAGAGCCTCTGAAAATCTCCAGGAGTACTTCCTCGCCGGCAACAAAATGCCCTGGTGGGCGCTTGGAGTGACAGGGATGGGCTGGTCTCTCGATGCTGTGGGTACAATGCTTATAACATCTCTTTTGTTTCTTCTGGGACCCAGGGGTCTGTTTATAGAGTTCAGGGGAGGCGCCAATCTTGCCCTTATCTTCATGATGATCTGGACGGGTAAGTGGCACAGGCGGTCTAACTGTATGACAGGGGCGGAATGGATGACTTACCGTTTCGGTGACGGCGCCGGCGGGAAATTCGCTCGCGCAGCTTCGGCAATCGCTCAAATCGCGTTTTCACTTGGTATGCTGGCATACATGGCAAAAGGCGTTGGGCTTTTCTTCTCGATGTTTGTGCCGATATCTCCGTTTGCTTGCTCGGTTATAACTATTGGTATAGCTGCTATTTATACGATATCTTCAGGCTGGTACGGAGTTGTGTTCAGCGACATTTTCCAATCGGTGCTAATAACGGCAGGGATCATTTTTGTTGTCGTCAAGGCCTCATTGGCGATTCCGGACGCCGATTCGCTGCATAACCTGGCGATACAGATTACCGGAGTAAAGGAATGGGCATCTGCGGTGCCTCAAATTCACGCGGCTATGCCCAAAGCCTATGAGATGTATGAGTCATTATTTATGTTTACTGTGTTTCTGGTTTTAAAGAACATAGTGGCAGGTTTCAGCAGCGGCGGCGAGCCGCATTATTTCGCCGCACGAAATGAGAGGGAATGCGGCAAGCTCACCTGTCTCTGGGCATGTCTGCTGACAATGCGCTGGCCCATGATGATGGGTTTTGCCATATTGGGTTTATTTCTGGTAAAGGATCTTTTTGCAGATTCAGAGTCTCTTATGCAGGCCGCGGAACTCATAAAAGTACATCTTGGCGCAGTAGGCAAGAATCAGTGGCCCGATGCGCTTGCGGGAATTATAAACTCTCCCGAAAAGTACAGCCCTGACCTGATCAGCGGCCTCAGAGAAATAATAGGCCCGGACTGGGCTGGAAAACTGCCGCTGTTGAGCTATGAAGGGACGATAAACGCCGAAAGGATTCTTCCCGCTGTACTGCTGAGCAAGATTCCTTCGGGTATGAGGGGGCTGATGATGATAACCCTGATAGCCGCTGAAATGTCAACATTCAGTGCGACGATGAACAAAACAACAGCCCTGTTCACAAGGGACATCTACCAGAAATTCCTGCGTCCCAAAGCATCTCACAAGGAACTGCTTGCAGCGATCTACATTTTTTCAGTTTCCCTGATAATAATCGCGTTTCTCTTTGCATATACCAGCAAAAGCATAAATGATATCTGGGGCTGGATTATGATGGGCCTGGGCTCGGGACTGGCTGTGCCTCTGGTTCTGCGGCTTTACTGGTGGCGGTTCAACGGTTCAGGTTTTGCCCTGGGCATGACCGCCGGACTGTTGGGAGCTCTCGTGCAGAGAACTTTCTGGCCGCAGCTTCATGAAAGCTGGCAGTTCGTTATACTAACATCAATACCTGCCGTTTTCTCTATTATAGGTACTTATTTAAGCAAGCCGACAGATAATGAAGTGCTTGAGAATTTCTACAGGACAACAAGACCGTTCGGATTCTGGGGGCCTTATAAAAACATACTGCCGCCCGACGCAAGAGAGGCAACACGGATTGAAAACCGAAATGACCTGATAGCCCTGCCGTTTGGCCTGTGCTGGATCATATCAATGTTTATGATGCCCTTGACCGCGATGGCAATGAATTTCAGGGCCCTCGCAGCAGCATTTATTGTTTTCATGATTGGTGTGGCGGGGCTTTACAAATTCTGGTACAAAAATCTGCCGCCCGAGCCGTCTAAAGAGACCGGCTCCGGCAAATAA
- a CDS encoding sulfatase family protein, which produces MNRRSFLNRTAQVGLAALGVRFTLTASAQENLIPDGQTKQMRDKPNVIFIMADDMGYGDAGCYNADSKIPTPNIDRLARQGQLFTDAHSPSAVCSPTRYGLLTGRYAWRTRLKSHVLSNFCRPLIEPERLTLGGLFKENGYNTACIGKWHLGLGWQTINGKEVPLNRWKVQNIVHYGVNVDFRKELTDCPLDHGFDYFFGGPGNYQAPPYCFIENRHTVGIPKMIKQELEPAPMVPGPVTEDWKDDQIGSVLADKALNVIDKYSKSKSPFFLYFPLHAPHRPCVPSDSVKGKSKAGRRGDMIVEIDNTVGRIMQKLNELGIEKDTILIFTSDNGGDNAPYQEPVSYLDKYGHDPNRPWKGSKAQIAEGGHRVPFIVSWPGKVAADKVNSSPVVLTDMLASFAALLGYELGKDAGPDSHNVQENLFGQKEDDGSERVMIFHSVFGRFAIRRGKWKLVLPNPPLLHANERRPGWGMPTEEDPELFNLAIDPQEKNDLANEYPEIVKELQSLLQRIIKS; this is translated from the coding sequence ATGAATCGACGTTCCTTCTTGAACAGAACCGCTCAGGTGGGCCTGGCCGCACTTGGTGTGAGATTTACATTAACTGCCTCTGCTCAGGAGAATCTGATCCCAGACGGTCAGACAAAACAGATGCGGGATAAGCCGAATGTGATTTTCATAATGGCAGATGACATGGGATACGGCGATGCCGGCTGCTACAATGCAGACTCGAAAATACCCACTCCCAATATTGACAGGCTCGCCCGGCAGGGTCAGCTCTTTACAGACGCTCACTCGCCCTCGGCTGTTTGTTCGCCGACAAGATACGGCCTGCTGACCGGCCGCTACGCATGGCGCACGCGGCTCAAAAGCCACGTATTGAGCAATTTCTGCCGGCCGCTGATCGAGCCCGAGAGGCTAACGCTTGGCGGGCTGTTCAAAGAAAATGGCTACAACACCGCATGTATCGGTAAATGGCATCTTGGGCTCGGCTGGCAGACAATCAACGGCAAAGAAGTTCCCTTAAACAGGTGGAAAGTTCAGAATATTGTCCATTACGGGGTAAATGTTGATTTTCGCAAAGAGCTGACGGATTGCCCCTTAGATCACGGCTTTGATTATTTCTTCGGCGGTCCCGGAAACTATCAGGCTCCGCCGTACTGTTTTATTGAGAACAGGCATACCGTTGGAATACCAAAAATGATAAAACAGGAACTTGAACCTGCCCCGATGGTTCCCGGGCCTGTCACAGAAGACTGGAAAGATGACCAGATAGGCAGCGTCCTGGCTGATAAGGCTCTGAATGTGATTGATAAATACTCGAAATCAAAGAGTCCATTCTTCCTTTATTTCCCATTGCATGCTCCTCACAGGCCGTGTGTGCCTTCGGACTCTGTCAAAGGTAAATCAAAGGCTGGCCGCCGCGGAGATATGATCGTTGAGATTGACAATACTGTCGGCAGAATAATGCAGAAACTCAATGAGCTTGGCATAGAGAAAGATACGATACTCATTTTCACAAGCGACAACGGCGGTGATAATGCTCCTTATCAGGAGCCTGTATCCTATCTGGACAAATACGGCCACGATCCGAATCGTCCATGGAAGGGCAGCAAGGCCCAGATTGCGGAGGGCGGGCACAGAGTTCCCTTTATTGTTAGCTGGCCCGGCAAAGTCGCAGCAGATAAAGTGAACAGTTCTCCTGTTGTCCTAACTGATATGCTTGCCTCGTTTGCCGCACTGCTTGGGTATGAACTGGGCAAAGATGCAGGCCCGGACAGCCATAATGTACAGGAGAATCTCTTTGGGCAAAAAGAAGATGACGGCTCGGAGAGGGTAATGATATTCCACAGTGTCTTCGGCAGATTTGCAATCCGCCGCGGAAAATGGAAACTGGTTTTGCCCAACCCGCCGCTGCTGCACGCCAATGAACGCAGACCTGGATGGGGAATGCCGACAGAAGAGGATCCTGAGCTTTTCAATCTCGCGATTGATCCGCAGGAAAAAAATGATTTAGCAAACGAATATCCAGAAATAGTAAAAGAACTTCAGAGTTTACTTCAAAGAATAATAAAATCATGA
- a CDS encoding DDE-type integrase/transposase/recombinase produces the protein MSQKIEIINIALRLIVKTAVLAAGFSGRARKRSLKRLAGMDIYEKDKELIFLRDKITQLQTQVSILQKALKKQNNKKRYTIREKLFILCYMEAFQIPRRRVTEHLGIARSTLYRWLKNIEEKAQAVVPANITPAELAALVWQITKANEGWGRFRIANQLKLLGVFLSASTVRNILNRPEPRKTPSKAPKPKQTEDKTEARSIPAWYPNHVWSIDTTIVYKWGLLEVHVCVIIDHFSRKIMAAVPLEGPNAGWVINAMDEAIEKYGSPKHIISDQGSVFISEAFAECLKNNNRIKHRLGAIGKKGSIAVTERANKTLKYCWLKRVPIIKGIDHLHDLCNEFQVWYNSWRPHMSLDGNRPDDVFFGNLPERPAPDANSVPTEIETRYFRQARITGYRLKKAG, from the coding sequence ATGTCCCAAAAAATAGAGATTATCAACATTGCTTTGAGATTGATTGTAAAGACCGCTGTCTTAGCTGCCGGGTTTTCTGGAAGGGCGCGAAAACGCAGTCTCAAACGACTTGCCGGGATGGATATTTACGAGAAGGATAAAGAGCTTATCTTTCTTCGTGACAAGATTACACAGCTGCAGACACAGGTATCTATTTTACAGAAGGCCCTCAAAAAGCAGAATAATAAAAAACGTTATACTATTCGCGAAAAGTTGTTCATTCTCTGCTACATGGAAGCCTTCCAGATACCAAGGCGAAGAGTCACCGAGCACCTCGGCATAGCAAGATCAACGCTTTATCGTTGGCTCAAGAACATAGAAGAAAAAGCTCAGGCAGTTGTTCCTGCCAATATAACACCTGCCGAGTTGGCTGCTCTGGTCTGGCAGATAACGAAAGCCAATGAAGGGTGGGGCAGGTTCAGAATTGCCAACCAACTCAAACTCCTGGGCGTTTTTCTCTCAGCCTCGACTGTCAGAAATATACTCAACAGGCCGGAACCGAGAAAAACGCCAAGCAAAGCACCTAAACCCAAGCAAACAGAAGATAAAACCGAAGCCCGTTCAATCCCTGCCTGGTACCCAAACCATGTCTGGTCGATAGATACTACAATTGTCTATAAATGGGGCTTATTGGAGGTGCATGTCTGCGTTATTATCGATCACTTCTCACGCAAGATCATGGCAGCAGTGCCGCTGGAAGGGCCCAATGCCGGCTGGGTAATCAATGCGATGGATGAAGCCATAGAAAAGTATGGTTCTCCAAAGCACATCATATCTGACCAGGGCAGCGTATTTATAAGTGAGGCTTTCGCAGAGTGCCTGAAGAATAACAACAGGATTAAACACCGACTTGGTGCCATCGGAAAGAAAGGTTCGATCGCTGTCACTGAAAGGGCAAATAAAACCTTAAAATATTGCTGGCTCAAAAGAGTTCCGATCATAAAAGGCATAGATCATCTGCATGATTTATGTAATGAATTCCAGGTTTGGTACAATTCCTGGAGGCCGCACATGTCATTAGACGGCAATCGTCCCGACGATGTATTCTTCGGTAACTTGCCTGAAAGACCGGCACCTGATGCCAATTCTGTGCCAACCGAGATTGAAACACGCTATTTTCGCCAGGCCAGAATCACCGGCTACCGGCTAAAAAAAGCTGGCTGA